The proteins below come from a single Cupriavidus pauculus genomic window:
- the msuE gene encoding FMN reductase: MAKPLKVVAVNGSAYQPSRTRVLVEALLAELSQSLVVEAQVVDLAEIARPLGAALSRDELPAEIEAQLVAIESADLLIAAAPVYRGSFPGHFKHLFDLVGMNALIDKPVLLAATGGSDRHALVLEHQFRPLFGFLQALSLPIGVYASTADFNGYEVGSPALQERIRLAAERAAPLFADAARQPLRRVA, translated from the coding sequence GTGGCTAAGCCGCTCAAAGTCGTTGCCGTCAACGGCAGCGCCTATCAACCGTCGCGCACGCGCGTGCTCGTCGAGGCCCTGCTGGCCGAACTTTCGCAAAGCCTTGTCGTGGAGGCGCAGGTCGTGGACCTGGCCGAGATCGCGCGCCCGCTGGGCGCGGCGCTGTCGCGCGACGAGTTGCCCGCGGAGATCGAGGCGCAATTGGTGGCCATCGAGTCGGCGGATCTGCTGATTGCCGCGGCGCCCGTGTATCGCGGGTCGTTCCCGGGCCATTTCAAGCATCTGTTCGATCTGGTCGGCATGAACGCGCTGATCGACAAGCCCGTGCTGCTGGCCGCGACCGGCGGCAGCGATCGCCATGCGCTGGTGCTCGAGCACCAGTTCCGTCCGCTGTTCGGTTTCCTGCAGGCCCTGTCGCTGCCGATCGGCGTGTATGCGTCGACGGCGGATTTCAATGGCTACGAAGTGGGCAGCCCCGCGCTGCAGGAACGCATCCGCCTTGCGGCCGAGCGCGCCGCGCCGCTGTTCGCCGACGCCGCGCGCCAGCCGCTGCGGCGCGTGGCATAG